In Geopsychrobacter electrodiphilus DSM 16401, a single window of DNA contains:
- a CDS encoding DUF2007 domain-containing protein produces the protein MKKLHVFDIWQRPIAGMLKDQLENEGVACLLRNDQLSTAMGDIPFIECYPELWVIDDETYPRARMLLDSWLTRQESDKEPWTCPFCGEVSEGQFYLCWRCENQRQ, from the coding sequence ATGAAAAAACTTCACGTTTTTGATATCTGGCAGCGACCAATTGCAGGAATGCTTAAGGATCAACTGGAAAACGAGGGGGTTGCCTGTCTGCTGCGGAATGATCAGCTGTCTACCGCTATGGGTGATATCCCGTTTATTGAGTGCTATCCCGAACTCTGGGTCATTGATGATGAAACCTATCCGCGCGCCCGGATGCTGCTTGACAGCTGGCTGACCAGGCAGGAATCGGATAAAGAACCATGGACCTGCCCCTTTTGTGGTGAAGTTTCTGAGGGACAATTCTATCTCTGCTGGCGCTGCGAGAACCAGCGGCAATAA
- a CDS encoding flavodoxin family protein, with the protein MKVLAFNGSPRREGNTCLAISLVTAELEAEGIETEVIQVGSKVIRGCTACGKCRENKDERCVLPGDDVNTWIQKMKAADGILLGSPVHFAGMSGAMKSFLDRAFYVSGSNGNLLRHKVGAAVVAVRRSGGLPTFEQLNNFLLYSEMLLPTSNYWNVIHGTQPGEAAQDLEGVQIMRVLGRNMAWLMKLVENGKGKVVPPAKEAKAFMSFIH; encoded by the coding sequence GTGAAAGTTCTGGCATTTAACGGGAGTCCCCGCAGAGAAGGCAATACCTGTCTAGCCATCAGCCTGGTCACCGCTGAACTCGAAGCGGAGGGAATTGAAACAGAGGTCATTCAGGTCGGAAGCAAGGTGATCCGAGGCTGCACCGCTTGCGGCAAGTGCAGGGAAAACAAGGATGAGCGTTGTGTGTTGCCAGGCGATGATGTCAATACGTGGATTCAAAAAATGAAAGCGGCTGATGGCATACTTTTAGGCTCACCCGTCCATTTCGCAGGGATGAGCGGGGCCATGAAATCGTTTTTGGATCGAGCCTTTTATGTCTCTGGATCGAACGGCAACCTGCTGCGCCACAAGGTCGGCGCTGCGGTGGTAGCAGTCAGACGTTCCGGCGGTCTGCCAACCTTTGAGCAGCTGAATAATTTTCTGCTCTACTCAGAGATGCTGCTGCCAACCTCCAACTATTGGAACGTGATCCACGGAACCCAGCCCGGCGAAGCGGCGCAAGACCTCGAGGGCGTTCAGATCATGAGGGTGCTGGGGAGGAATATGGCCTGGCTGATGAAACTGGTTGAAAACGGCAAAGGGAAGGTTGTCCCTCCAGCGAAAGAAGCCAAAGCGTTTATGAGCTTTATTCATTAA